The DNA segment gtccacccacagaaccgtagaagtcaaccttttaaaattttggaaagtgtgaagttggcacaaccaaatgaaaatttttgaaccaaaatttcagggtcgtttgtccatcgtaggtccatgtttgtccacccaattttttcatttgtccacccacagaaccgtagaaatcaaccttttaaaattttggaaagtgtgaagttggcaccaatttttgaaccaaaatttcagggtcgtttgtccatcgtaggtcaatgtttgtccacctttttttttcacttgtccaggcaccgtttgagagatatggaaaaagaagttgttgcggtgcattttctgagcagctcacccaaattgcgaaaacgtgttttttatggtagagatcgtttgtccaacgttagttcacttttgtccaccaaattctttcatttgtccacccacagaaccatagaaatcaatctttgaaactttTGGATGAAAGTGTGAAGCTGAAACCtctcaaatgcgaattttgaaaccaaaatttcagggttgtttgtccatcgtaggtctgtttgtccacctttttttcatttatccagGGAGCGTATGAGAGATATaaaaaagggaatttttccattgcattttctgagcagttcCACCCAATTGCGGGAAAGCCTTTTCCGCAATTCCACTACAATCTAGGCAATTATTCGATTCATTCACTCGCAGAACcataaaaaacaatttaaatAAAAGTGTTATATTGGCATCGCAAAAtgccaattttcaaaaaaaacattcaggTTCGTTTGTCTTTCGCTGGTTCATGTTTGTACATCGAAAATTCATTTGCAGTTGTATAAACTATTGATTGATTAATCAAAATTCTTCGTTGACTATTCCTAAAAtgctaaagaatattttttaccaAATGAATCTTTCGTCCAAAGTCACGTTTgttcaatcaaaattttcattgtttcatatgctttattgataaaaaaaagcaaatattttctttttattcgTAATTTCACCAACAACTGCGAATTCATTGAGAATAACGTTGTTGCATCGCGGGTCATATTTGTTTACGAATTTCTTCAATTGTCCAGGTGCCATTCGCAAATGGAATGGAATGTAATGGTAAGAAAACCAATTAGGTTGTCTATCAAAGTCCTTCATCAGacaattcaaaaattgcaaatcttTTTCCTGATGGAATAAAATTGAACGAAATTCCTGAGGATATTgaggtaataaatgaaaaatgtatGCTAGGCGGGGTGATTGTCCATTATTACCAACACTTTGTCGCATTTACAAGACGGGTTACAGGAACTTGGACAAAATGCGATGATATGTCACGAAAAGTGCAATCAGTCAAGGACAATATTTCTGTATATCCAGTCATCGCCATTTATATTAAATGTGGAAACTGATGAATTAATGTAGGTACTCGTAGTCTTGTCCATATTTTTTGTTCCAAATATATAATAGAAATGAAAACAGATGATTCAATTATTTATCCATACATTCCCCATAAATTgaaaaacatcaacaaatccttatttgcaatttttgaattgtCTGATGAAGGACTTTGATAGACAACCCGGACAACTGAAGAAATTCGTAAACAAATATGACGCGTTATGCAACAACGTTATTCTCAATGAATTCGCAGTTGTTGGTAAAATTAcgaataaaaagaaaatatttgctttttttatcaatgaactgcattgataaaataattgaataaagcatatgaaacaatgaaaattttgattggaCAAACGTGACTTCGGAACTTTGGACGAACGATTCATTtggtaaaaaatattctttagcaTTTTAGGAATAGTCAACGAAGAATTTTgattaatcaatttttcatccCATCTTGCTAATGGAGTCTATACAACTGCAAATGAATTTTCGATGTACAAACATGAACCAGCGAAGGACAAACGAACCTGAatgttttttttcgaaaattggcaTTTTGTGATGACAATATAAcacttttttcaaattgttttttatgGTTCTGCGAGTGAACGAATCGAATAATTGCCTAGATTGTAGTGGAATTGCGGAAAAGGCTTTCCCGCAATAGGGTGgaactgctcagaaaatgcaatggaaaaattcccttttttATATTTCTCATACGCTCCctggataaatgaaaaaaaggtggACGAACaaacctacgatggacaaacaaccctgaaattttggtttcaaaattcgcatttgaggTTTCAGCTTCACACTTTCATCCAaaagtttcaaagattgatttctatggttctgtgggtggacaaatgacaaaatttggtggacaaaagtgggctaacgttggacaaacgatctttaccataaaaaacacgttttcgcaatttgggtgagctgctcagaaaatgcgccacaacaacttctttttccatatctctcaaacggtgcctggacaagtgaaaaaaaaaagtggacaaccatttcatttgggggtgccaacttcgcactttccaaaattttaaaaggttgatttctacggttctgtgggtggacaaatgaaaaaattgggtggacaaaagtggacttacgttggacaaacgatctgtaccatcaaaaaaacgtttttgcaatttgggggtgctgctcagaaaatgcaccgaaaaaagttttttcccatatctctcaaacggtgcctggacaaataaaaaaaaaggtggacaaacgattctgaaattttggttcaaaaattttcatttgggggtgccagcttcacatagctcgAATTTATTGTTATGGCGGTTGCGCCGTTTTTATTCTTCTCTTTGTATTAGTGATTTGCAGTACCTTAACATTTTTCATTCCGTTGCGTTCTCCACGAATCCGTGAAAACTGTTGTCACTTGTCACATTCTGTGGACGCGTAAACATTGATTTTAATCATTGGGGCCGTTGAGATCGGAGTGAAACGCGTCGTTTTGTTCACTGGGAGAAGAAACGTTGAATAGAAAAATAAGCAAGCCATTGATCTAGGCAAAGTttcactttcattttcattaattcggatttttttcaggaaaaaaacgTGGAATTGATGATAAGATCACAGTTCAAGTgaataaaaagaagaaaacaaAACCTAGAGACACAATACCAACAGAAGTGCCTCATGTTACTTTCAAAAATATTGTCGGAATGGAGAGaacaataaatgaaataattcgGGATACAGTACCCCTAAGGAATCGCACGCTACGAGAATATGTCGGCCCTAAACGCCGCATAGGCTATTTACTATATGGACCTCCTGGTTGTGGTAAAACTCTTTTGGCCCACGCAATTGCTGGAGACTTCGGTTATCCACTCATAAAAGTTGCTGCTCCAGAACTTGTAGAGGGAATATCAGGAAATAGTGAAAAGTTGATAAGAGATCTTTTCAAAAAAGCTGTTGCTTCGGCTCCCTGCGTTCTCTTCATTGACGACATCGATGCTATTACCAACAATAGATTGAATGCTCAAAAAGATATGCAGAAAAGGATTGTTTCACAAATCAATTGTTGCCTGGATGGCCTTGCAACAAATCCATTGGCGGAAAAAGTAGTATTGATTGGCGCAACAACTAATCCAGATTCAATGGATCCAGCACTGAGAAGGAATGGAAGATTCTCGCGTGAAGTTAGGTTAGGTATACCCAATGAAGAAAGCCGAATAGCTATATTGAAACTACACAGTTCTCATTTGAAATTCGCACCGGATTTCGATTGGAACCCTGTTGGTGCAGTAACACCGGGATATGTGGGCGCTGATCTTGTGGATTTAGTCGAAAGAGCCACAGACATTTCCTTTGACAGATTTATTGGACAGCATCGAAATGAAATCTTAAATCTCCAAAATTCTGTGGGCgaagatgaaaatataaatggAAGCGCAGAAAAGAAAGAGTCAGATAAGAGCGAAACTGAAATAATTGTGGATGATCATCCAAAGGAAATTAATAAGGAGAAAAGTAATGATGTGAGTGAAGAGGAAAATCTTGTTCTGGTTATAGAAGATGGAAACAGTAAACAGGAAGAACAAAATATTCCTTCTTCAGCAGTACCAAAAGATTTATCAGGTGAGttgtttttttcttcattattcagGCGCTAGATCCTGTATCTTGTAGATACCTTCTTCCCCATCAGCACTCCTTTTGTTTTCTATAACGTCTGTGTTCCTCCCTCAGATATCTGATTGGATCCCTTATTTATCTATAATCTCTATTCAGTTGTCGAAATCTCTTACTGTATTTGTCTTCCAATTATCTGAATGTATCTTCACTATTTTATTGGATTGAagccttaattttttcatttgattgtCATGAGTTCTCCCAACTTCACTCAACATTTCATTATGATGAATTTTTCCTATTTCGAAGAGAATGTTCTATTTCAGATTCAGAGCCAACAAATACTACAGtagaaattgaaaaagaaaattgtaTGGTCACCGAACCAAGTGAATACGAGTCGATTATAAATTGGAATCATGAAGATGTATCAGAAATTGACACAGTCCTCAGAAATAATGATgttcctgaaaatttgaaaaaatatttgtttattacAACGGCTGATTTTCTTGAAGCTGCAAAGGTGATTCGACCTTCATCCATTAGAGAAGGTCTATCCAGTGTTCCAAATATTTGTTGGGATGATGTAGGTTCCCTAAAGGACATACGATCTCAACTGGTTGTAACCTTATTGGTAAGTAGAAATAGTAACATACTAGGGTTACTACTGGGCCAGGAGATACTCCTTTATGGCCGATTCACCTAAGAAaaccataatgaaatgaattttaatgaatacCAAGGCcaaaaacaataaacaataatggTGTGATTGTGtagaatgatgaaaaagaatattCTGATGCTCAATTTTTCCTTGCCATTACAATGAAAAGGTAATAAAATCATCACAAACAAATATATGCTGTATGGAAATATTCACTCACTCACTACGCCTTTGCTAAACAAAAAGGCTCGATGCTCTATTGACTATCTCTCTCGGCTTGCTCATATCTATTGCTGTGCTTTTTGAATATAGTTCAATGGTACTACCCTCCCCTCTCAGTGATCGATGCAAACCTCTCTTTTTTCAAGCTTTCACATACAGATGAGATGTCTAATAACATGTATGCAATGATTTTGTTTTACCAATTTTGGAAATATGGGATAAGTCtttttttccactgtaggtagcgctgtttagaaatTGACAGCttattgtcaattgatatttgaatacACTCCTAAGGcttgcgaatgtgctgtattttTAAGCGATTATTggattgtgaaaatgtattCGTTTCGGAAAATAGTgtagaattttcattttttcaacatgtcgttcagttttctgtattgacaatcaagaactacagctaagagtTCGGTGTTGTCGAACTATcaccctttgttgttggaatttgaggcaaaaCCAAATCACAGATGAACATGCAGTCAGGACGGATTgcattggaaatacgtaatgtgaattaaGAACATGTATTGAAACAGAAATACTTAAATAATtctagtctgttcttcaaatattcttcgcGTATAGTGTGTCGTATCGTGAATGTTAGCCCGACTCGGGTTTGCGAGGCATTTTTGTCCCAGTATCTAGCGGCACCTTGCGGGCAGGAAAAGAACTCTTCGTCTGTCAATCTTCACAACTATAATAATATCATCGTCGGACGCGCTATAGTTTTCTCGTGAAACTAAAGTTATCCTCTGTAATATCGCCGCATTTATCGCACAATTTGTCATTTCTATTGAAATCATCTACTAATTAAACcagagtgatattgagcaactttgagtGGAGTGCCTTTTGTCTTCCCTATCAGCGAGGTGATAACCACGAAGCTTGTACGGAAGAAAGGTGAGTTCCCTGTTTCCCTTCCCTTTGGACCCCTTTTTCTGCTATATACTAGACCGGTGGAGATTCGCCTAGGTTTCTTGGATAAAACAAGGATAGAATGAAGCGAAGGACATGGTGGCGCCTCCACGAAACAA comes from the Coccinella septempunctata chromosome 2, icCocSept1.1, whole genome shotgun sequence genome and includes:
- the LOC123307730 gene encoding nuclear valosin-containing protein-like isoform X1, encoding MAMVVNQKYTYLEENVDKTYVDIGLMADELQNTYREYSRRKRNAFRTSVEKAYSIVLRSCGLDDQNDATSKEEVDEAEKKHSKEDRSNDNLMNNQLVEMYTRSNPSIPKMNENELIDISSDDSKEETQLLDKSSNGPSTSIKLARTDHSNNSSNNFQEKCEKKTVIQGKKRGIDDKITVQVNKKKKTKPRDTIPTEVPHVTFKNIVGMERTINEIIRDTVPLRNRTLREYVGPKRRIGYLLYGPPGCGKTLLAHAIAGDFGYPLIKVAAPELVEGISGNSEKLIRDLFKKAVASAPCVLFIDDIDAITNNRLNAQKDMQKRIVSQINCCLDGLATNPLAEKVVLIGATTNPDSMDPALRRNGRFSREVRLGIPNEESRIAILKLHSSHLKFAPDFDWNPVGAVTPGYVGADLVDLVERATDISFDRFIGQHRNEILNLQNSVGEDENINGSAEKKESDKSETEIIVDDHPKEINKEKSNDVSEEENLVLVIEDGNSKQEEQNIPSSAVPKDLSDSEPTNTTVEIEKENCMVTEPSEYESIINWNHEDVSEIDTVLRNNDVPENLKKYLFITTADFLEAAKVIRPSSIREGLSSVPNICWDDVGSLKDIRSQLVVTLLGATQYKKQYEKLKLSIPAGVLLCGPPGCGKTLLAKALANDARINFISVKGPELLNMYVGESEKAVRMCFARAKNSAPCVVFFDEIDALCPKRSSSSQNDVSSRIVNQLLTEMDGVEDRKGVFLLAATNRPDVIDPAVLRPGRFDKILYVGLPSPTDRVEILKTITRNGPLLGSDVDLESIGKSEKLSGYTGADLSGLVQEASRIRFTRAFESNDLENFDAVLTSQDFEEAISEIKPSVSDKDMELYEEMKLLYTKTAKINEQMDLS
- the LOC123307730 gene encoding nuclear valosin-containing protein-like isoform X2 — translated: MADELQNTYREYSRRKRNAFRTSVEKAYSIVLRSCGLDDQNDATSKEEVDEAEKKHSKEDRSNDNLMNNQLVEMYTRSNPSIPKMNENELIDISSDDSKEETQLLDKSSNGPSTSIKLARTDHSNNSSNNFQEKCEKKTVIQGKKRGIDDKITVQVNKKKKTKPRDTIPTEVPHVTFKNIVGMERTINEIIRDTVPLRNRTLREYVGPKRRIGYLLYGPPGCGKTLLAHAIAGDFGYPLIKVAAPELVEGISGNSEKLIRDLFKKAVASAPCVLFIDDIDAITNNRLNAQKDMQKRIVSQINCCLDGLATNPLAEKVVLIGATTNPDSMDPALRRNGRFSREVRLGIPNEESRIAILKLHSSHLKFAPDFDWNPVGAVTPGYVGADLVDLVERATDISFDRFIGQHRNEILNLQNSVGEDENINGSAEKKESDKSETEIIVDDHPKEINKEKSNDVSEEENLVLVIEDGNSKQEEQNIPSSAVPKDLSDSEPTNTTVEIEKENCMVTEPSEYESIINWNHEDVSEIDTVLRNNDVPENLKKYLFITTADFLEAAKVIRPSSIREGLSSVPNICWDDVGSLKDIRSQLVVTLLGATQYKKQYEKLKLSIPAGVLLCGPPGCGKTLLAKALANDARINFISVKGPELLNMYVGESEKAVRMCFARAKNSAPCVVFFDEIDALCPKRSSSSQNDVSSRIVNQLLTEMDGVEDRKGVFLLAATNRPDVIDPAVLRPGRFDKILYVGLPSPTDRVEILKTITRNGPLLGSDVDLESIGKSEKLSGYTGADLSGLVQEASRIRFTRAFESNDLENFDAVLTSQDFEEAISEIKPSVSDKDMELYEEMKLLYTKTAKINEQMDLS